The segment CTGGGCAGGGCGATAGGCTGTCTTGACGACATTCAAATCCGGCATGAAATACATGAGGCCGTTAAAGAGCATCTGGATATGGACTGAAGGGGACGGTCCCCGAACTTCTGTTTAACGACAATAAGCCTGCTTATTCGTAGACCTTCTCCTCGGCCGCTTCCTCGCTGCTGAGGTGGATGTCCTCCTCGATATTCCTCTCGTCCACGGACTTTGACAGCAGTTCCTTGTAGAACTCGTGCTGAATGATCAGGTTCTGGATATCGTTGGTGCCCGTCCATATCTGCAGCAGCCTGGCCTCCCTCACGGCCCTTTCGATGGGGAAGACCCTGGTATAGCCGATGCCGCCCAGAATCTGCATGGTCTCGTTGGCCACCTCCCACTGAGTCTGGGTTGCGAACCGCTTCAGCTCCGATACCATCCGTCTGCGGTAGCCTGCCGTGCCGACCTGGTCGTCGACGGTGCGCGCTACCACGTAGGCCAGCGCATTGACCGCGTCTATCTTCGTGATGCACTCGGCAATCCTGAAGCTTACAGCCTCGAAATTACGTATGGTCTGTCCGAACGCCTTGCGCTTATTGGCGTAGCGGGCCGCGATCTCCAGCAGGGAGCGCGCGCCGTTGATATAGCCCACCATTCTCTCCGGCACCATCATGTGGTAGAAGACCTCGGAGCCCTTGTTCTCCTTTCCCAGCAGATTCTCCTCGGGGACCTTACCGTCCCTGAAAATGATCCTGGCCGTGCCGGTGCCGCGGCTGCCCATCAGTCCGTACACGTGCTTCACTTCGACACCCATATCCCTCTCAACGATAAAGACGCTCAGCGAGTTATGTCCCCCGCCGGGATTGGTTACGGCGTAGACCAGGAAAAAATCCGCGCCCTCGCCGCCTACCACAAAGCGCTTCTGTCCGTTGAGTATGTAATGCTTCCCTTCTTTGCGCGCCGTGGTGGTCGCGCCGAAGAAGTCCGACCCGCCCCTGGGCTCGGTCAGCGCCTCACCGGCCCAGATCTTGCCTGCCACCAGCGGCTTGAGGTATTTCTGTTTTTGTGCCTCTGTTCCATAGGCATTCAGCGCGTCCGAGATGAGGCCGACGATCCCGAAAACGCAGGCCAGTGGAATTCCCAGTTTGCCCACCTCGCCCAGAACGACGAAATCGTCAACGTATTTAAGCCCCCTTCCTCCGTATTGCTTCGGTGCCCGTATAGCCAGCAGGTTTCTTCTTCCTGCCTCTTCGATAAATTCCTTGGGGAATTTGATCTTCTCGTCATCCATATCGAGGATAAGCTGGCGCGGCACCCATTTAACAAAGTCCTGCACTTCTTTCAGTAGACCCTTCTGCTCCGCAGTTAAAAACACCTCAAACATGATTCCTCCTTCTCAACCTCGTGGCGACGGGACAATTATACAGCAGGGCAGTATAAAATCAACGAATAGGGGGGGGGGGGGGGGGGGAAATAGGCAATACAAAAGAATAGATAATTCAGCTAATGGTGATTATTTACATGCAAGCATACTAATGCTTTTTATATAGACACCGCTGAAGCTCCGATATTTGACACCTCCTTGAATATCCTATACGCTTTTCATCGACAAATCACCAGTCATAACAAGGAGCTACACTAATGAAAACATTTATAGTAACCGTTAGATGCACAAATCCTAAATGTCATTACGAAATTGAAGGAGTTGTCATCTCAGCACCGACAGCGTATCAAGCCAAACAATACTCCATGAAATGCCCCGCCCACGATTTTGACATGGAAGTTATTGGCGACCCCAAAGAGAAGAGAACCTAGCATCCTCGCCACTTCCGATTCATCGATCGCTCAATCGACTTTTCGTCGCATTGACACCGTATGTGATAATAGAAAGTATCCTTTAATCCGCAAATGCCCTATTTGATCTGTGGCAAAAGTATAAAATGAGTTCAGAGACAGCGTCCGTTAGTTGTCATAGACTCCACCCATTCCCTGCACGTATGGCTCCTGAGATTGCCATTAAGGCGGCCAGTTCAGTCCCGATTGGTTCTGTCGTGCTTGATACCATGTGTGGCTCTGGAACGGTCCTCAGAGAATCGGTTAAACAGGGGCACCGCGCTATTGGATTTGACGTGGACCCACTCGCTGTACTCATGTCCAAAGTAGCGACTACATCTCTAGATGTGGATTTATTAATAAAGAAGGCTGATAATATAGCTAATCATGCAATGTTGCTTAATAGTGACGATGTATATTTGCCATGGATAGACAATGACTACGAAACCCAGAAATTCATTGAGTTCTGGTTTGATCATGAGCAACGAAACACTCTTCGGGCACTTTGCTGGCTAATACTTCGTGTTCACGGTCCAATTGGTGATGCTCTCAGGTTAGCCATCAGCAAAATTATTATTACTAAAGAACCACGTGCCTCACTCGCAAGGGACACTTCTCATAGCCGACCACACCGTGTAATTTGCACCAATTCGTACGATGTTATTCAGGGATTTACTAAAGCTATAATAGATATAACTAAGAATCTCAACGAAAAGGAGTTAACCGGCACTGCGGAAATCAAAAGAGCGGATGCACGTCATCTCCCTTCCTGGCTTACTGAGAAAGTACACTTAGTGGTGACATCACCACCATACGGCAATGCCATTGATTATCTACGAGGACACAGACTAGCTCTGGTATGGCTGGGCTACACCATCCCAAAAATCAGGGCGATTAGAGACAATAATATTGGCAGACAAAGTGGCTCGCTAGATAGGAATGGGTGTTCATGTGTGTCTAAACTTATGAAACAGCTAGGTTGCGTTGAAAAATTAGAGCCGAGCACACAACGCAGACTCTCCATATTTGTAAAGGACATGTATTTGGTGTTGCACGAGATTAATCGATCATTGATGGTACGCGGCCACGCTATCCTAGTTGTGGGCAACTCTTTCATAGATGGCCAATTTCTTGATAATGCTAGAATGATTTCTGCTGCAGGCAGGGCCATTGGCTTCAAGGAAATAGCCTGCTACTCTCGTGATATACCAAATGACCACAGGTATCTTCCGCCGCCTACGATTGGAGGTAACTCAGCTCTCGACAATAGGATGAGGCAAGAGGTTGTATTAACCTTTGAAAAAAAGTGATGCCGGGATCAGACCTCAATGAATGGCATGGAACGGGAAAAGTATGCTGACCAACTTCATCAAAGACTTCTTCAGCATGATCCAGTAGCACCTGCGGACTTTGCCGAAACTTATCTGGAAGAGTTGGTCCGGAGACTTAGGGCCAGAGCTGGCTCCGTTGTTGATGAGACCCTTGTTCGTGATGCTGCTACGGATGCTCTGCTAGATTATGTCCAACACCCATCCAAGTTCAATCCGAAAAAGTCAGCCATTTTCACGTATTTGACCATGGCTTCCTATCGGGATCTCCAAAATATGCTTGTTAAGGAAAAACGAAGAGGACGCCGTGAAATACAGATACAAGATGTCGAAATATCGACAGATGATGGGAATAATATAGTGGAACTGGACAATCCCATACTGGACAATATGTCAGAGATGGAAATAAAGGACCTCCTAGGCCGCGTTGCTGAAATATTTCCTGATGCTCGGGATCGCGCTCTTCTGGATCTCATGATTGATGGTGAACGGAGAACCATTAAATACTGCAGTATATTGGGAATTCAGTCTTTATCTGCAGATAGGCAAAGAAAAATTGTGAAACAGCACAAAGATAGAATAACCAAGCGCCTACGTAGACTCGGAGACAAAATCCATGGAACATAATGAGACTTCATCTATACTGCGGCATGCAGCGAAAAAAGCCGGTCAGATGAAATTCTTTTTAGCAGAATATCTTAGTGAGTTCCGCAGATTCCGTGGATTTTCAGAGGAAGAGGTGGCACAGTTTCTTGGCTGCAACGCTATGTTCATATCCAAGCTATCTTTGTGTAGACGACCGCAACCTCAATCCCAAAAGTTTCGTTCGGATGTCGAGCTGATTGCAGTAGCCTTCAATATACAGCCAAGTCGGTTGGTTCAACTTATTAGAGAAGTGGAGGCCATGAAAGTGTTGTGTGAGCGTAAGCTTGTAACACAGGAAGTCCCGCAAGGACTTCTTGCAGTTGCAAGAGATATTACAGACGTCGAACTTGATAATGATGGCACAGTTAAGCCCGTTGAGGATGGCGAGGAAGAAAAATAAGGTGCGCCACAAGCGATACCAACTTATTTCCGATGATTTTTGGAAGGCGGCAGGTGGTCGGGGTGAGTTTCCTTGCCAAATGGAAGTGGCCGTTCTTTGGGCACTACCATTGGCCGTAATAAAACTACCGCGTCTTTGGGTTCTAGATGTGGATGCATGGCTGGCAAAAAGGAATATTGAATATCAATTCCGTATCGAAAATCGTGCTTTACATGGCAGTCTGATTGCCTATCGAGGCTATGGCTTTGTTCTCCTGAACGGAGCAGATAGTGATGCGGAGTTGCGATATTCTCTGGCCCACGAGGCGGCTCATTTCCTCTTAAACTACCTTCGTCCTCGGCGAAAGGCAGAAAGTATTCTTGGACCCACGATTTTAGAAGTATTCGATGGATTTAGGCCTCCTACTATACAGGAAAGGATACATAGCATTCTTGATGGCATTCCTATTGGTTTTCATATCCATCTAATGGAACGCAATACTAATAGCATGCTAAATTTGGAGGCTATTATGGAACTTGAAGATAATACTGACATGCTGGCAATCGAAATGATCGCTCCGGAGAACGAGGTTCGATGCCGCGTGAAAAGATATTTGAATAATGAGAGTAGCAATAAACCAGTTGATATTGCGTTACAGCTCCTTCAAGGGGAATTTGGTCTCCCTCAAGCGGTAGCTGAGATTTATGCATCCCGCCTATATCCGGCAGTTCGATCATCTTCAGTTCGAGAGTGGCTGCGGCAAAAAGAAGAATGACGTTGTCGAACTTACTGTGTCGAGTGGGAAGAATATATAGGAGGCAGCAGTAGTTTGCCATATGATAACAGGCCTTAGTGCCGAAACTGCTGGAGATAAGTTATGGTACAGTCTGAGAACGAGGAGAACCATGGTTTAACTTCGACGTCACAGCCACTGAAAATGGAAGATCAACGGGAGTCGATTCTGCCTGACGAATATACATCTGCTTACGGCGAAGAGTTGTCAAGCACTTTGAATCTAGACACATGGCAAAGTAGTGATGATCTGGCAGGTCTGTATGCTCGGCTAGAAGAAGAAATAAAAGAAGCAGTACATCGCGAGGACGAGATGCGCCTCCGCATTCGACAGAGCGTTTTCCCCGCATTACGAAATAGAGTTGGGGCACCTCCGAACGCCGGCGTTTATCAAGGTACGATTGACCAAATTGAGAAAGTTCATTGTGGATACCTCTTCAATGGGCTGGTAGAAGCATGCGACGGTAATTATATCCCCTATGATACTCTTCCGTTGACGATTGTGCAGATAGGGATTTCACTCGTATCGTACAAGGGAAACCAAGGTTCATGGGTGCATCGGCTTTTCAGGCGAGATCTTCGCGTAGGCGGGGGCAATCCCGTTGACGATGCTCTAAATCTATTAGAGCGTCGTCAACATCGGACTGGTTTTGATGCTGAAAGCTCAAGAGATCGATTGACTACTCTTGGAACGCGCGGGATCATGGCTTATGCTGAGCGCGCGGTCCTTTTAAAACGTTCTAATGCACTGTGGAGGATGGGGCATGGCAATCCAGCTCCCTATGAAATCTTAACCGGTTCCGGCATGGTCGAACTAATTGATCAGGGTCTCGATATTCTTAATAAACTGATCCTGGAACATGAGCGATTCATCTTCGTGCCCAGCGCTCCGGCAAATCGCATGCTGCTAACTGTAGGTAATGCCTTGCGCCCCCTAGAATATGCCATCATCGATACTTCTGAGGATGATATCACTCGTATACTGAACCGTGGCCACTATCGCGGATCTTGGAAGAAGGCGGTAGCTAAGCTCGAGCAATTCGCTAAGGAAGCTGGACCTAAGATCGTGGTAGGTGTCTTCCGAGCTACACCAATGGGTCCGGCCCATATGTTCTATGCTCACGCAGCACACGCACATGAAGCAGCTCTCATAGCTATGGCTGACAGCATTCTTCAGGAGCATAGGGGGTTCCCTATGCTTATTACATTGGCAGATACCGTTTGCGGTGCCATTTTTGGCACCGAATCATTGGTTCCTCAGATCCAAGTAGCCTATGGAGAGACTAACGCACCTTTCAGATACCAAACGGAACGACAAACACGTCATTAGTAAAAACATAAGGAGAACAACATGGAAAACATAAAAACCAGTAATGACCCTGAGATCGAACAAGTTGATGCCGTGCCCCATGCGGCACTCGAATCCATGACGAAAGAAATCAATGATGCCGGTGGCGAATGGAAAGGCAATCCAGACGACCAGGGCGCTATTGGCTGGACATCTTTCGATTCGCCATCCAGCGATGATGGCACAGTTACGGTCCTGTTACCGAAGGATACGATTCTAGAACTCCCGCACCAGTCTCTGGTTAGGGTGAGAAGCCGTTCAGATGGCCGATCGTATCTAGGGGCTGTAGTTAAGGGGCCCTTTGCTGAGCCAAATGGCCTCCGTCCTGATGCACCTGTTGTCGTCACAGCGACAGTGCGTGGTCGTGGTAACATTCTTATGTCCGATTATCACGGTCGATTACAGATTGAACTTATAGGGGAAGAACTGGCGGACGGTGGAGTTCTACCGCCTAGACGCCGACCCCTACCTAATAGTCCAGTGTTTCCCTTGTCCTCTGAAGAAACATCGCGGGTATTACGTACCGCAGGAGATATCCGCCTTGGCATCGCCGAAAGCCATGATGACATCGAGGTCAGGGTACCCGCAACTAAGTCAGTTCTACCACGCCACCTAGGTGTACTTGGAACTACTGGCAGTGGCAAATCTACAACTGTATCTGGAATGGTTCAGCAATTACAACAGGCTGGAATTGCTTGCGTCTTTTTAGATACGGAAGGCGAGTACACCGCTATTAACGAGGCCACCATTGACTCGCAAATGCTAGGAGCTTTATCCCGTCGGAGTTTAAAGCCAGGAGGAGTTAACAAAACTAATATTTACCATCTTGTAGGACGAGAGACAGCGAATCCTGCACACCCACGCGTAAGTTCATTCCGACTGAATTTCTCCGAACTATCACCTTATACGATAAAGGAAATCATGGACTTGACTGGTCCTCAGGAACAACGTTTCCTCCAAGCTTTCGATGTCTGCAAGCTTTTATTACGTGAGCTGGGAGTCTACCCGGCGCATGGCAATCGTAGTGAAGAGCAAGAAGCACTTGAGTTAGATGAATTGGAAACAGGCTATCCTCGTATGACATTATCCCATCTTATCGATATTGCCAGCATCTGCCATGACACTGCTGCGAAAGCTTCAAACGAGCCTAACCCTTACAATGCTGTTTTCAGAGATCATATCGAGCAGGTAAAACAACGTACTCAGGCGGTCCGACCCGATATCCAGATAAGCTGGCGTGCACTGGTCGGCAAACTGTGGCGGCTTCATCGCCTTCGTATCTTCGATAATGGTGATGCTCCCAGCCTCCCATATGCTGAAATGTTGAGGTCAGGTCAGGTTTCAATAATCGACTTAAGCGATACCGATTCGCCTGAACTTCGAAACCTAGCAATCGCCCAACTCCTAAAAGGCGTACAACGCCAACAAGAGGAGAGCTACCGTGCCGCCGTGACAGCAGGCCAACCTCCTGTGCCAACGATTGTTTTTATTGAAGAGGCTCACGAATTCTTATCGACTGAGCGAATTAAGGATATGCCGATTCTTTTCCAGCAGGTGGCACGCATTGCACGACGAGGAAGGAAGCGTTGGCTGGGATTGGTCTTTGTCACGCAACTCCCGCAGCATTTGCCTGACGAAGTATTAGGACTCATTAATAATTGGGTCCTACACAAAATCGGAGACGCTAATGTAGTAAATCGCCTTCGCCGCTCCATCGGAGGCATCGATGAAAGTCTTTGGAATAGACTGCCAGCCCTTGCTGCTGGTCAAGCTGTTATTTCATTTACCAGCTTATCTAGGCCGCTTTTAGTGGCCATAGATCCAACACCCTGTAAACTTCTTATGGTCGACTAGTATAATGAAAATCTCAATTACCATGCTATCACGCAATCCAGAATCCCAGGTTAGGCGTAAGGTGACTTAGAATTGAATGGAAATAGGTGGTATTAGTATGCAGGCAGTCTTCTTTGGCAGAGTACGTGAATATGTTGATGCTGAAAGAAATCGTAGCTTGTACAGATCACTTCCACAAAGATTCAGTGAAGTATATGGTGGGGACGCACCGGCAGGTCAGAATTCTACCTGGAGAGGCTCATTGCCAGAATATAGGAGGCAGAATGGCAGATGAAGGAAGGATTGAACTTGTCGATATGGAAACCATCACCTATTAATGTCACGGATTTGCGTGACTTACTTAGCGACTGATCATTGACTGAGAGGAGGGCTTTTATCAAGAGTTTTGTCAGGGCGGCTATGGTAAAAGATTTCGTGGTAAGCATAGAGTATTCTTTGTCAATGCTAATAACAGGACCTAAAAAGGAAAATATTGGGGCTCAAACTATCGGACATATTTGGTGGAGCTGAGGGGATTCGAACCCCTTACCTTCTGACTGCCAGTCAGACGCTCTCCCAATTGAGCTACAGCCCCGCGACAGATGATAAATCTATCAAAAAGCAGCGATAAAGGCAAATCCCGCCCGTTCACTTCCTGCCGTAAATAATGCCGATGGAGCCCACCATAAAGGGCAGCTTGAGCGGCCCGGGTATGAAATCAGCGTTGCTGGTGTTCACAAACCTGACATCGTCGACGCCCCAGTCCTTGATCTCCTCCACTAGCTCGTCGATATTACCGTACAACTTCTTTACCGGGAACAAGTCCTGAAAGGCGAAATGTCCTCCCTTCTTCACGGTGCGCAAGGCCTCTTTGACCACATCCCTCTTATTTTTCGCATCCTTCACCTCGTGGAATACGAAGTTGCTGACGGCCACGTCGAATGCCCCGTCCGCAAATGGCAGTTCCACCGCGCTGGCTTTCCGGAATTTTGTCCTATCAGCAACGCCTTCAATGGACGCGTTCTTCTCGCAGGAAGCCTGCGAATAGTCCCACTTGCCCTCCCAGTAGTCGATGCCGGTGATCTCGGCCTGCGGGTGCTTCACAGCCAGATGTATTGCCAGCGCGCCGTTGCCGCAGCCGATGTCCAGCGCCTTCCCCTTGCCATCCCACTCCAGCCTGGCCAACACAAACTCGCGTATCCTGGCCTGTATGTTCCCGCCGGCAGGCGAGAACTCGTAATAAGCGTAGGCGAAATAGGCTGTGATAATGAGAAAGGGCAGGGCTATGAAGAGGAAATAATACGAGAAAAAGCTGAGCGCCAGAAATATGATTGCCAGAATGCCGGGAAACCAGATAAGCCGCTTCGAGACCCAGTTGCCATAGTCGGCCTTAGATTCTCCGGGGGAAGATGATTTCATATAATTTCTCCATATCTATTGAACGCCGGACGGTTGCAGCCAGGTCGTCGTAGGCCTTCTCCCTGTCAGGCGCCTCTCCCGTGGGCGCCGGCAGGTTGCGCTGCGAACACAGATTATTCACCAGCCTGCGCGTGAACTCGGCGTTGTTGAACACACCGTGCATGTAGCTGCCGAACACCAGGCCTGTGCGGTCCATACCGCCCTCATCGTAGCCGGAGGGAGTACTAACTGACTCCGTGATCTTGAACACAAAATCGGACTTCTGCCCGCGGCTCCTGCCCATGTGTATCTCGTAGCCGGTCACCTCCACTCCCCGCATGCCGGCCAACAATCCCCTGCCGGCCTCAACCTTCCCCTTCACCTGCGAGGTGATCTTGTCTGCCTCAAATACAGTGCTGAAATCCAGCAGTCCCAGACCTTCGGCCTCCGACACTTCGGACTCGGCCTTCACGGGATCGGTGACCTTCCTGCCCAGCATCTGGTAGCCGCCGCACATGCCGAAGACCGGCGTGCCGGACTTCGCCTTCTCGACTATTTTCTTCGCCAATCCCGTGAGATGCAGGAACTGCAGGTCGGAGATGGTGCCCTTGGTGCCCGGCAGTATGATCAGATCGGGATCGCCCAGCTTATCGACCGAGGCGGCGTAGCGCACATTGCAGTACGCCTCCAGCGGATCGAAGTCGTCGAAGTTGGAGATGTGCGGCAGACGTATGATGCAGACGTCGGGGCACCCCTCCCGGAAATGGGCGCGGCGCTCGTCCAAATAGACCGAGTCCTCCTGCGCCACCGCCAGGTTGCGCATATAGGGGATGACGCCCAGCACGGGACGCCTGCACTTGCTCTCGATAAAGTCGATGCCGGGCTGCAATAACGAAATGTCTCCGCGGAATTTGTTGATGACCAGACCCTTGATGCGGTTGCGCTGCCGCGGAGGCAGCAGCTGCAGCGTGCCCACGACTGAGGCGAATACGCCGCCCTTATCGATATCGCCAACCAGTATAACCGGCGCGCGCGCCAGCTCGGCGATGCGCATGTTGGCGATCTCGCGGTCCATCAGATTGACCTCGGCCGGACTGCCCGCTCCCTCGATGACCACCACATCGTAGTCTCTTTTCAGCTTCGCCAGCGACTTCGAAATAACCGGCAGCAGCTTATGGTTGTCCCTGTAATACTCCGCGGCATGGGTGACGCTCTGCGCTACACCCAGCACCACAACCTGCGAGGTGGCGTCGGCCTGCGGTTTGAGCAATACGGGATTCATATCCACGGTCGGCTCAATGCCCGCGGCCTCTGCCTGCACGGCCTGCGCGCGTCCGATCTCACCACCATCTTTAGTGACGAAGGAGTTGAGCGCCATGTTCTGGGACTTGAAGGGCGCGACTTTATAGCCGTCCTGTTTGAGGATGCGGCAGAGCGCGGCCACCAGGACGCTCTTGCCCGCGGAGGAGGCGGTGCCCTGCACCATCAGCGTCCGGGCCGTCATGTCACACCGCTCTGCTGTCTGGGGAACCATTCGTGGACTAAAGGACGGTACCAGCGGTCCTTGCGGTATTCCGAGGCTATTAAAATTATGTCCAGCAGCCACCACACGCCCAAACCTCCTAGCGTGACCAGCTTGAGCCAGCCGGCTTTGTACCTACCGATGTAGAACCTGTCCAGGCCGAACCAGCCCAGGAAGAAGGCCAGCAGCAGTGCGATGTACCAGCTGCGCGGCGCCGGCGGTTTGCTCATACGGGCAACTGCCCTCCCAGAAGCTCGATCAATACATGTAACCCGTAATACCCGGCCACCGACAGCAATATGTTTTTAAGGCATTTGCCGGCCGCGCAGAGCAGCAGAAAACGCCACCAGCCGAAGTGCATCATGCCCGCGATGGCCGTGAAGGGATAGAAAAGCGGGTTCAGCAGGGCGGACATGATGAAGACCGACAGCGCGCCACGCGTCTTGATCCACGTCCTGAACCTGTCCATCACACGATGGTCCAGCGCGTGAAAGGCTTTGGCGCTGCTCAGCCCGGTCATATAGACCACCATTGAGCCGACGGCCTCCCCGGCCCCGGCGATCAGCCCGACCAGCACCGGATTCAATACCGCTCCCAGGGTAAACACGATGAACAGGTTGGGCACCGGCACGAAGAGGGTACAATCGGCCAGGAAGCTCACGATGAAAACACCGATGTAGCCGTAGCGGGCGAACTTGACGAACTCCGGCCAGTAAAGAACCACCAGCACGCAGAAGGCCGCGGTCAGTATGATCGAGACCGCCAGCAGCGCATAGTCCCTCGCCGTCCGGCGCTCCTGCACCTGTCCGAATACAATGGTGGAGTTGCCCAATTATTTAGCGGTCCTGCCCCTCTTTTTCTTGCGGGCGCCGGCGGTCGACTCGTCCTCGCCACCATCAGCGGAGACGCTACCGACCACCGCGAAGGCCAGGGCGTCGTTCTCGACCGCAACCCTGACGCGGTCGCCATCCTTGACCTCGCCCGATATGATCTTGCTGGAGAGAGGGTTCTCGATGTAGCGCTGGATGGCCCGCCGCAGCGGACGCGCGCCGTATTCGGGATCATACTCCTTGCGGAAGACCCACTCTTTAGCCTCGTCCGTCAGCTCCAGCACGATGCCGCGGTCGGCCAGCAGCTTGTCCACCTCTTTGACCAGCAGGTCGATGATCTGCTTGAGGTTGGCCTCGTTGAGCGGATGGAAGATGATGATCTCGTCTATCCTGTTGAGGAACTCGGGCCGGAAGGTCTTCTTGAGGTCGCCCTCCAGAACCACCTTGAGCCTGGCCCACTCATCCTTCTCCTCTTTGGACTGCTTCTCGGACGGCACGTTGAAGCCGATCAGCCTGTGCGCCTGCTTGCGGAACTCCTGCATGCCCAGGTTGGAGGTCATGATGATCACAGTCTCCTTGAAGCTGACCGTACGGCCGTGGCTGTCGGTCAGACGGCCGTCCTCCAGTATCTGCAAAAGTATGTTGAAGACGTCGGGATGCGCCTTCTCGATCTCGTCGAAGAGTATCACGCGGAAGGGACGCCTGCGCACGGCCTCGGTCAGCTGCCCGGCGTCGTCGAATCCGATGTAGCCCGGGGGAGCGCCGATCAGGCGCGAGACGGTGTGCTTCTCCATGTACTCGGACATGTCGACGCGTATCATGGCGTCCTCATCGTCGAAGAGGAACTGCGCCAGCGCCTTGGCCAGCTCGGTCTTGCCCACGCCGGTGGGACCCAGGAAGATGAAGCTGCCGATGGGACGGCGCGGGTCCTTGAGTCCGGCGCGGCCGCGGCGGACGGCCTCGGACACGGCGGAGATGGCCTCCTGCTGGTCCACGATGCGCTCGTGCAGCCGGTCCTCCATGTGTATCAGCTTCTCGGCCTCGCTCTCCTTCATGGTGGAGACGGGCACGCCCGTCTGCTTGGCCACCAGCTCGGCGATGGTCTCATCGTCCACCTCGTTGTCTATCTTCTTCTCGGCCATCCATTTGTCCCTGGCTTTCTTGCAGTCCTCCTCGATTTGCAGACGTTCGGCCTTGATGCCGGCCGCCTTCTCGTACTCCGAGCGCTGCGAGGCCGCGGCCTCCTCGTCGGTCAGCTGCTGTATCTTCTGCTCCTGCTGCTTGATCTCGGGCGGCAGGCTCTCCATGTCGATGCGCAGCTTGCTGGCCGCCTCGTCGATCAGGTCGATGGCCTTGTCCGGCAAAAAGCGCTCTGTTATATATCTCTTGCTCAATTTAACGGCCGCCTCGATGGCGGAATCGGAGATCTTGACCTTGTGGTGCGCCTCGTAGCGGGGCCGCAGACCCTTGAGCATCTGTATGGTGGCCTCCACGCTGGGCTCACCCACGAAAACCGGCTGCAGACGGCGCTCCAGCGCTTTGTCCGGCTCGATGTGCTTGCGGTACTCGTCCAGCGTGGTGGCGCCCACGCACTGCAGCTCGCCG is part of the Dehalococcoidia bacterium genome and harbors:
- a CDS encoding VTT domain-containing protein, with the protein product MGNSTIVFGQVQERRTARDYALLAVSIILTAAFCVLVVLYWPEFVKFARYGYIGVFIVSFLADCTLFVPVPNLFIVFTLGAVLNPVLVGLIAGAGEAVGSMVVYMTGLSSAKAFHALDHRVMDRFRTWIKTRGALSVFIMSALLNPLFYPFTAIAGMMHFGWWRFLLLCAAGKCLKNILLSVAGYYGLHVLIELLGGQLPV
- a CDS encoding class I SAM-dependent methyltransferase, coding for MKSSSPGESKADYGNWVSKRLIWFPGILAIIFLALSFFSYYFLFIALPFLIITAYFAYAYYEFSPAGGNIQARIREFVLARLEWDGKGKALDIGCGNGALAIHLAVKHPQAEITGIDYWEGKWDYSQASCEKNASIEGVADRTKFRKASAVELPFADGAFDVAVSNFVFHEVKDAKNKRDVVKEALRTVKKGGHFAFQDLFPVKKLYGNIDELVEEIKDWGVDDVRFVNTSNADFIPGPLKLPFMVGSIGIIYGRK
- a CDS encoding TM2 domain-containing protein yields the protein MSKPPAPRSWYIALLLAFFLGWFGLDRFYIGRYKAGWLKLVTLGGLGVWWLLDIILIASEYRKDRWYRPLVHEWFPRQQSGVT
- a CDS encoding cobyric acid synthase; translated protein: MTARTLMVQGTASSAGKSVLVAALCRILKQDGYKVAPFKSQNMALNSFVTKDGGEIGRAQAVQAEAAGIEPTVDMNPVLLKPQADATSQVVVLGVAQSVTHAAEYYRDNHKLLPVISKSLAKLKRDYDVVVIEGAGSPAEVNLMDREIANMRIAELARAPVILVGDIDKGGVFASVVGTLQLLPPRQRNRIKGLVINKFRGDISLLQPGIDFIESKCRRPVLGVIPYMRNLAVAQEDSVYLDERRAHFREGCPDVCIIRLPHISNFDDFDPLEAYCNVRYAASVDKLGDPDLIILPGTKGTISDLQFLHLTGLAKKIVEKAKSGTPVFGMCGGYQMLGRKVTDPVKAESEVSEAEGLGLLDFSTVFEADKITSQVKGKVEAGRGLLAGMRGVEVTGYEIHMGRSRGQKSDFVFKITESVSTPSGYDEGGMDRTGLVFGSYMHGVFNNAEFTRRLVNNLCSQRNLPAPTGEAPDREKAYDDLAATVRRSIDMEKLYEIIFPRRI
- a CDS encoding ATP-binding protein yields the protein MENIKTSNDPEIEQVDAVPHAALESMTKEINDAGGEWKGNPDDQGAIGWTSFDSPSSDDGTVTVLLPKDTILELPHQSLVRVRSRSDGRSYLGAVVKGPFAEPNGLRPDAPVVVTATVRGRGNILMSDYHGRLQIELIGEELADGGVLPPRRRPLPNSPVFPLSSEETSRVLRTAGDIRLGIAESHDDIEVRVPATKSVLPRHLGVLGTTGSGKSTTVSGMVQQLQQAGIACVFLDTEGEYTAINEATIDSQMLGALSRRSLKPGGVNKTNIYHLVGRETANPAHPRVSSFRLNFSELSPYTIKEIMDLTGPQEQRFLQAFDVCKLLLRELGVYPAHGNRSEEQEALELDELETGYPRMTLSHLIDIASICHDTAAKASNEPNPYNAVFRDHIEQVKQRTQAVRPDIQISWRALVGKLWRLHRLRIFDNGDAPSLPYAEMLRSGQVSIIDLSDTDSPELRNLAIAQLLKGVQRQQEESYRAAVTAGQPPVPTIVFIEEAHEFLSTERIKDMPILFQQVARIARRGRKRWLGLVFVTQLPQHLPDEVLGLINNWVLHKIGDANVVNRLRRSIGGIDESLWNRLPALAAGQAVISFTSLSRPLLVAIDPTPCKLLMVD
- a CDS encoding acyl-CoA dehydrogenase family protein; translated protein: MFEVFLTAEQKGLLKEVQDFVKWVPRQLILDMDDEKIKFPKEFIEEAGRRNLLAIRAPKQYGGRGLKYVDDFVVLGEVGKLGIPLACVFGIVGLISDALNAYGTEAQKQKYLKPLVAGKIWAGEALTEPRGGSDFFGATTTARKEGKHYILNGQKRFVVGGEGADFFLVYAVTNPGGGHNSLSVFIVERDMGVEVKHVYGLMGSRGTGTARIIFRDGKVPEENLLGKENKGSEVFYHMMVPERMVGYINGARSLLEIAARYANKRKAFGQTIRNFEAVSFRIAECITKIDAVNALAYVVARTVDDQVGTAGYRRRMVSELKRFATQTQWEVANETMQILGGIGYTRVFPIERAVREARLLQIWTGTNDIQNLIIQHEFYKELLSKSVDERNIEEDIHLSSEEAAEEKVYE